The segment CTATCGCAAAACAACTATTAAAAAACTTGTTTAATACTGAAATTCTTTCTTGGGTAAAACGTATACATGATATTGACTCTCAAGTAAATAAAAATAAACTTACTCTAAGTAAAATAGATTCAAATATTGTTAGATGTCCAGATGATAAGGTGGCTGCAAAAATGATTAAAAGAATAAAAGAATTGCAGCAAGATGGTGATTCTTGTGGAGGTGTTATTGAATGTTTAGTGAAAAATGTTCCATCAGGATTAGGTATGCCTGTCTTTGATAAATTGGAAGCTGATCTTGCTAAGGCTTTGATGTCATTACCTGCTACTAAGGGGTTTGAAATAGGTTCTGGTTTCTTGGGAACTTATTTAAGAGGAAGTGAACATAATGATTCGTTTATTGAGTCTGATGATATTAGCAAGCTTAAAACAATATCAAATAATTCAGGAGGCATACAGGGAGGAATAAGTAATGGAGAGAATATTGAGATGAAAATAGCTTTTAAACCAACAGCAACTATTGGAAAAGAGCAGAAAACTGTTAATGCTGATGGGAAAGAAGTACTAATGAAGGCTAAAGGCCGACATGATCCTTGTGTTTTACCAAGAGCAGTTCCAATGGTTGATTCGATGGTAGCTCTCGTACTTGCAGACCATTTGCTTCTCCATCAAGCACAATGTTCAATTATTAAATAGGAATAATTATTTAATTCGATCTTCTTCTGAGCCATTCATATATCTTTGGATCTATTTTATTATTTTTGAAACCCATATCCCCAATTACGATAGCTTTATATCCTAAAGATTTATATAGCGGTATATCTGATATAGATAGTCCTCCGGCAGCAATAAAATCTATATTTTTATATTGAGATATATTTATTAATTCAATATTATCTTTAACCGGGTAAATTTTGATAATTTTACAATTCAAATCTATTGCTTGTTTAAGATCTTTTAAATGCTTGATTCCAGGAATTAATAAATGATTTTTTGAATTTGAATAATTTAAAAGGTCTCTATCCCAACCTCTCATCATTGAATAATTGCAACCTATTTTTATAGAGTCATCTATCGATTTCTTATTTTTTATAGAAGCAGAGCCTAGATTAAGACTTGGGAACTTTAATCTTAAATTTGAAACGTAATTTATCCAGTTTTCATTATTAGACCAACTAATTTCTATATTTGTAAAACCTGCCTGTATTAAAAGCTCTATTTCTAGTTCAACTAAATCTTTTTCAATAGTATTTGTATAAATATTTTTAGTTGGTTTTATTAATAAGAAAAAAGATTCTAAGTTTAGACTTTTAGAGGAAGAATCTTTTTTATTTAAAGGAGATATCAAATTTTTTCAAATTAGATATAGTTAGCAACTTTAACCTCAGATCGATTAAGTAAATCTTGGATATCTTCAGTATCAATTGTTTCTCGCTCAATTAGCATTGAAGCCATTTCATCAAGAACACTTCTGTTATCTGAAAGGACTTTTGTCGCTCTTTTGTATGCTGTATCAACAAGTTCTGAAACTTCTACATCAATTGTTGCAGCTGTATCTTCAGAGAAGTCTCTTGTCGCGCTCATGTCTCTCCCGAGGAACATTCCCCCTTGTGATTGACCCAAAGCTACTGGACCTATTTTATCGCTCATTCCAAATTTAGTAATCATTTGTCTTGCAACATTAGCAACTTGCTGTAAATCGTTAGAAGCTCCTGTAGTAACTTCCTCTTCTCCATATACTATTTCCTCAGCAACTCTTCCACCTAGGGCTACAGCCATTTGATTTTGTAGGTAAGAACGTGAGTAAAGGCCGGACTCCATCCTTTCTTCACTAGGAGTAAAGAAGGTTAGACCTCCTGCTTGGCCCCTAGGAATTATGGAAACTTTTGCTACAGCGTCATAATCAGGCATGCAAGCGCCAACTAAAGCATGACCTGCCTCGTGATAGGCAACAAGTTCTTTCTTTCTGTCACTTATAACTCTATCTTTCTTTTCTGGTCCTGCCATTACTCTCTCGATAGCATCTCCTACTTCATCATTACTTACAGTATCGAGATCTTTTCTTGCTGCAAGGATAGCTGCCTCGTTTAAAAGATTAGCTAAATCAGCACCTGTAAACCCAGGAGTTCTTCTCGCAACCTTATCAAGGTCTACATCTTTTGAAAGAGTTTTATCCTTGGCATGAACATTTAAAATTTGTAATCTTCCAGCGTAATCAGGCCTATCTACAGTTACTTGTCTATCAAATCTACCTGGTCTCATTAATGCTGAGTCCAAAACATCCGGTCTGTTAGTTGCCGCAACAATAATAATTCCAGAATTACCCTCAAAACCATCCATTTCAGTTAAAAGTTGGTTTAAAGTTTGTTCTCTCTCGTCATTTCCACCTCCCATGCCAGCACCTCTTTGTCTTCCAACAGCATCTATTTCATCAATAAAAACAATACATGGGGCATTTTTTTTAGCTTGTTCAAATAAATCTCTAACCCTACTTGCACCAACTCCAACAAACATTTCAACAAATTCAGATCCAGAGATTGAGAAAAAAGGCACACCTGCTTCGCCCGCAACTGCTTTTGCTAAAAGAGTCTTTCCTGTTCCTGGTGGTCCAACTAGAAGAACACCTTTAGGAATTTTTGCACCAACGGCAGTAAATCTGTCAGGGCTTTTAAGAAAGTCTACAACCTCTGTTAACTCTAATTTTGCTCCTTCAACACCAGCAACATCTGAAAAAGTTACTTGAGTAGAAGGTTCCATTTGAAGTCTAGCTTTGCTTTTTCCAAAACTCATTGCTGGATTACCACCACCACCTCCACTTCCATTTTGTGATCTTCTAAATAGGAAGAATAAACCTCCTATTAATAAAACCGGGAAAATTAAACTACTTATAGCTTGCTGCCAAGGATTAGCTAATTTTGTGGGTGTAACGGCTATATCTACATCATTCTCGGTTAGGATTTTTAATAAATCTTTATCTGGAGCCAGATTAACTTCAGATCTACTGCCATCGTTTTCAACAACTTGTGCAGTTCCACTATCTGGGGATAATAAAACCCTGCTAACTTCTTTATCTTGAACAGCTTCTATAAAATCACTATATCTAAGGGTTTTGGTGGCATTCTCAGTCTTAGGTTTATCAAAAACAGAAGTACCTATAAAAATTACTGTAATTACTGCTAGGACGTAAAGTCCTACGTTTCTCCAACGTTTGTTCACGATAAAAAATTTCTATTAAGACTATGATACT is part of the Prochlorococcus marinus subsp. pastoris str. CCMP1986 genome and harbors:
- the ftsH gene encoding ATP-dependent zinc metalloprotease FtsH, translating into MNKRWRNVGLYVLAVITVIFIGTSVFDKPKTENATKTLRYSDFIEAVQDKEVSRVLLSPDSGTAQVVENDGSRSEVNLAPDKDLLKILTENDVDIAVTPTKLANPWQQAISSLIFPVLLIGGLFFLFRRSQNGSGGGGGNPAMSFGKSKARLQMEPSTQVTFSDVAGVEGAKLELTEVVDFLKSPDRFTAVGAKIPKGVLLVGPPGTGKTLLAKAVAGEAGVPFFSISGSEFVEMFVGVGASRVRDLFEQAKKNAPCIVFIDEIDAVGRQRGAGMGGGNDEREQTLNQLLTEMDGFEGNSGIIIVAATNRPDVLDSALMRPGRFDRQVTVDRPDYAGRLQILNVHAKDKTLSKDVDLDKVARRTPGFTGADLANLLNEAAILAARKDLDTVSNDEVGDAIERVMAGPEKKDRVISDRKKELVAYHEAGHALVGACMPDYDAVAKVSIIPRGQAGGLTFFTPSEERMESGLYSRSYLQNQMAVALGGRVAEEIVYGEEEVTTGASNDLQQVANVARQMITKFGMSDKIGPVALGQSQGGMFLGRDMSATRDFSEDTAATIDVEVSELVDTAYKRATKVLSDNRSVLDEMASMLIERETIDTEDIQDLLNRSEVKVANYI
- the aroC gene encoding chorismate synthase; translated protein: MGSSFGKNFRVTTFGESHGGAVGVILDGCPPKLKINIDLIQNELDRRRPGQSKITTPRNEDDKLEILSGLKEGITLGTPIAMMVRNKDQRPGDYSNLEQVFRPSHADGTYHLKYGIQAGSGGGRASARETIGRVAAGAIAKQLLKNLFNTEILSWVKRIHDIDSQVNKNKLTLSKIDSNIVRCPDDKVAAKMIKRIKELQQDGDSCGGVIECLVKNVPSGLGMPVFDKLEADLAKALMSLPATKGFEIGSGFLGTYLRGSEHNDSFIESDDISKLKTISNNSGGIQGGISNGENIEMKIAFKPTATIGKEQKTVNADGKEVLMKAKGRHDPCVLPRAVPMVDSMVALVLADHLLLHQAQCSIIK
- a CDS encoding bifunctional 4-hydroxy-2-oxoglutarate aldolase/2-dehydro-3-deoxy-phosphogluconate aldolase, whose protein sequence is MISPLNKKDSSSKSLNLESFFLLIKPTKNIYTNTIEKDLVELEIELLIQAGFTNIEISWSNNENWINYVSNLRLKFPSLNLGSASIKNKKSIDDSIKIGCNYSMMRGWDRDLLNYSNSKNHLLIPGIKHLKDLKQAIDLNCKIIKIYPVKDNIELINISQYKNIDFIAAGGLSISDIPLYKSLGYKAIVIGDMGFKNNKIDPKIYEWLRRRSN